Proteins encoded by one window of Gemmatimonadota bacterium:
- the rph gene encoding ribonuclease PH, translating to MSRPDGRQPNQLRPTVLERRANPYAEGSCLVRMGGTLVHCTASVETGVPPFKKGSGQGWVTAEYSMLPRATAERTSRERNGPGGRTHEIQRLIGRSLRAAMGTFAFGEYTIKVDCDVLTADGGTRCASITGACVALHDACTWLSEKTGQPSPFGRLVAAVSVGTVAGEQRLDLAYLEDRDAEVDANVVMLAPHDFVEVQGTGEHGTFDRAALDRLLDLAQGGMNELFALQRTALGL from the coding sequence GTGTCACGCCCTGATGGTCGTCAGCCCAACCAGCTTCGTCCCACCGTTCTTGAGCGCCGCGCCAACCCGTACGCCGAGGGCTCCTGCCTGGTGCGGATGGGCGGCACGCTGGTGCATTGCACCGCTTCCGTCGAGACGGGCGTCCCGCCGTTCAAGAAGGGGAGCGGGCAGGGGTGGGTCACGGCCGAGTATTCCATGTTGCCGCGCGCCACGGCGGAGCGGACCTCGCGTGAGCGGAACGGCCCCGGCGGGCGCACGCATGAAATCCAGCGCCTGATTGGCCGGTCGCTGCGCGCGGCGATGGGGACCTTCGCCTTTGGCGAGTACACCATCAAGGTCGACTGCGACGTCCTCACCGCCGATGGCGGGACGCGCTGCGCCTCGATCACCGGTGCGTGCGTGGCGCTGCACGATGCCTGCACCTGGCTGTCGGAGAAGACCGGTCAGCCGTCGCCGTTCGGGCGGTTGGTGGCGGCGGTGTCGGTCGGGACGGTGGCTGGCGAGCAGCGGCTCGACCTGGCGTACCTGGAAGATCGTGACGCCGAGGTGGATGCGAACGTCGTGATGCTGGCGCCGCATGACTTTGTCGAGGTGCAGGGGACGGGCGAGCACGGGACCTTTGATCGGGCGGCGCTGGACCGGTTGCTGGACCTGGCGCAGGGCGGCATGAACGAGCTCTTCGCGCTGCAGCGGACGGCGCTCGGCCTGTGA
- a CDS encoding non-canonical purine NTP pyrophosphatase, producing MTVLLVASRNVGKVAEFRGLLGPLGVDVRSPDQCGLAEHPDEDVLEVAHTFAENAALKAEWFAARSGVVTLADDSGLEVDALEGGPGVYSKRFAGMDGPDHLVTAANNAALLTALRDVPDAARSARYRCVLVLHRPAGAEWPWAEPAEGTSLVVAGVTEGRILRAPEGDGGFGYDPLFWSDDLGMSFGQATREAKGKVSHRGRAVHELIERVHPRRVRSVREPH from the coding sequence GTGACGGTCCTCCTGGTGGCCTCTCGGAACGTGGGGAAGGTGGCCGAGTTCCGGGGGCTGCTGGGGCCGTTGGGGGTGGATGTCAGGTCGCCGGATCAGTGCGGGCTGGCGGAGCATCCGGACGAGGACGTGTTGGAGGTGGCGCACACCTTCGCGGAGAACGCGGCGCTCAAGGCCGAGTGGTTTGCGGCGCGGAGCGGCGTGGTCACGCTAGCTGATGATAGCGGGCTGGAAGTGGATGCGCTTGAGGGTGGGCCGGGGGTCTACTCCAAGCGCTTTGCCGGGATGGATGGCCCTGATCATCTGGTGACGGCGGCGAACAACGCGGCGCTTCTGACGGCGCTCAGGGATGTGCCGGACGCGGCGCGGTCGGCGCGGTATCGGTGTGTGCTGGTGTTGCACCGGCCGGCGGGTGCGGAGTGGCCGTGGGCGGAGCCGGCGGAGGGGACGTCGCTGGTGGTGGCCGGGGTCACCGAGGGGCGGATCCTGCGTGCTCCCGAGGGCGATGGGGGGTTCGGGTACGATCCGCTCTTCTGGAGTGATGACCTGGGGATGAGCTTCGGCCAGGCGACGCGGGAGGCGAAGGGGAAGGTTTCGCACCGGGGGCGGGCGGTGCATGAGCTGATCGAGCGGGTGCATCCGAGGCGGGTCAGGTCGGTGCGGGAGCCGCATTAG
- a CDS encoding abortive infection family protein — protein sequence MTSEAVERSLADAELLLRGRGPEHAFDRVHTAVHGYLRAALEREGASASQTASPTELFKSLREAHPNLQGLGVRGADSRRILSALATILDALGTLRNQASGAHPNPAVLEPAEAMLAINAARSLIHYLDERLR from the coding sequence GTGACCTCAGAGGCAGTCGAGCGCTCGCTGGCCGACGCGGAGCTGTTGCTCCGGGGGCGCGGGCCAGAGCATGCGTTCGATCGCGTCCATACTGCGGTTCATGGCTATCTAAGGGCGGCGCTCGAGCGGGAAGGCGCCTCTGCCAGCCAGACAGCGTCCCCGACCGAACTCTTCAAGAGCTTGCGCGAAGCACACCCGAACTTGCAAGGCTTAGGAGTACGCGGAGCCGATTCGCGACGGATTCTCTCGGCTCTTGCCACGATTCTTGACGCGCTCGGGACTCTCCGCAATCAAGCAAGTGGTGCGCATCCGAATCCCGCTGTGCTCGAACCAGCAGAAGCGATGCTTGCGATAAATGCGGCCCGCTCCCTGATCCACTATTTGGATGAGCGTCTGCGCTAG
- a CDS encoding helix-turn-helix transcriptional regulator, with protein sequence MADAARRLRIDLDQLAEWEAGEVHPTVAQLRKAAEVYRRPLAVFFLPTAPKKFEAMRDFRRVAGTETRATLTPADVRDSSCSTEEGGRSRALAGAG encoded by the coding sequence ATGGCCGACGCTGCGCGTCGTTTGCGGATAGACTTGGATCAACTTGCGGAGTGGGAGGCAGGCGAGGTCCATCCAACAGTCGCACAACTTCGAAAGGCGGCGGAGGTGTACAGGCGTCCTCTCGCGGTCTTCTTTCTACCAACCGCGCCCAAGAAGTTCGAAGCCATGCGGGACTTCAGGCGGGTTGCGGGCACAGAAACCAGGGCAACCCTCACCCCAGCTGATGTTCGAGATTCGTCGTGCTCGACAGAGGAGGGAGGTCGCAGTCGAGCTCTTGCGGGAGCTGGATGA
- a CDS encoding ImmA/IrrE family metallo-endopeptidase, which yields MFEIRRARQRREVAVELLRELDERAPGVSLAAERTAPAAVVAAALREWLGISMADQFAWAQPYDALNGWKAAVERVGVLVFQVTGVKTSEARGYSEFHEPLPFILLNTQESPRGRVFTLFHELAHLVLRSTGLCDLHEQTGQNGPSDAIEVYCNRVAGAALVPADYLLVEPEVRRHTGPEWSADQLENLANRYSVSREVLLRAVLLAGRTTPAFYEAMRRDFLAEYDSLVTRKKQSPVPHFRKVIAWNGRRYSRLVLDAYDEERITGSDLSDYLGVKMGELEKVRAALVSKHEVPV from the coding sequence ATGTTCGAGATTCGTCGTGCTCGACAGAGGAGGGAGGTCGCAGTCGAGCTCTTGCGGGAGCTGGATGAACGTGCCCCCGGGGTTAGTCTCGCGGCGGAGCGTACGGCGCCGGCAGCAGTCGTGGCAGCGGCGCTCCGGGAATGGTTGGGCATCTCGATGGCAGACCAATTCGCCTGGGCGCAGCCGTATGATGCGCTGAACGGATGGAAGGCGGCTGTTGAGCGGGTCGGGGTGCTTGTGTTCCAAGTCACAGGTGTCAAGACGAGCGAGGCTCGAGGATATTCGGAATTTCACGAGCCACTTCCGTTCATTTTACTGAATACGCAGGAGTCGCCTCGCGGCCGGGTGTTCACTCTGTTCCACGAACTCGCCCACCTCGTATTGCGTTCGACCGGGCTGTGTGACCTCCACGAGCAAACAGGCCAGAATGGACCGTCGGACGCGATAGAGGTGTACTGTAATAGGGTTGCAGGCGCGGCCCTCGTGCCGGCGGATTACCTACTCGTTGAGCCTGAAGTGCGGCGCCACACGGGACCAGAGTGGTCTGCGGATCAACTCGAGAATCTCGCGAATAGGTACTCGGTAAGCCGGGAAGTACTACTTCGAGCAGTGCTCCTGGCAGGAAGGACGACGCCAGCCTTTTACGAAGCTATGCGGCGTGACTTTCTCGCAGAATACGACTCTCTGGTCACCCGCAAGAAGCAATCCCCCGTGCCGCATTTCCGCAAAGTGATTGCCTGGAACGGCCGGCGATACAGTCGGCTCGTCCTTGATGCGTATGATGAGGAGCGCATTACGGGGAGCGATCTTTCTGACTACTTGGGTGTCAAGATGGGGGAACTCGAGAAGGTTCGAGCCGCCCTCGTCTCTAAGCATGAGGTTCCGGTCTAG
- a CDS encoding DUF4411 family protein translates to MPVYCLDTSALLDGWNRHYPVDVVPTMWERLSDLAATGTIVCPDEVLREVLKKDDSLSKWVKGVKGLIVPLDTAQQIAVAEILAEFPRLVDTRKNRSIADPL, encoded by the coding sequence GTGCCGGTCTATTGCCTTGACACAAGCGCGTTGTTGGACGGGTGGAATCGGCACTATCCTGTCGATGTTGTTCCCACGATGTGGGAGAGACTTTCCGACCTAGCGGCGACAGGTACGATTGTCTGTCCGGACGAAGTACTCCGGGAGGTCCTCAAGAAGGACGACAGCCTTAGCAAGTGGGTCAAGGGTGTCAAAGGTCTGATTGTTCCGCTGGACACCGCGCAGCAGATCGCCGTGGCGGAGATCCTCGCGGAGTTTCCCCGTCTCGTTGACACGAGAAAGAATAGATCGATTGCGGATCCCTTGTGA
- a CDS encoding DUF4411 family protein codes for MRNATVVTGEKAAGTADKPKIPNVCLHYGVPTTSLLGFIREMKWTLQLSPG; via the coding sequence GTGCGAAATGCGACTGTGGTTACAGGTGAGAAGGCAGCCGGCACTGCGGACAAGCCGAAGATCCCGAATGTCTGCCTCCACTACGGCGTACCGACGACGAGTCTGCTCGGTTTCATTCGTGAAATGAAATGGACGTTGCAATTGTCGCCAGGCTAG
- a CDS encoding adenylate/guanylate cyclase domain-containing protein: protein MKLDATIAYADLADSTELAMDYDARVAAKVFRAFLAMSTRILRHEGGSIRSFDGDRVMGIFVGNYKNTSAVKAALKINWAFLNLLKPKLLAKYSSLANGSYKLVHCTGVDTSSVLAVRAGIRGNNDLVWVGRCPNVAAKLSAIRSSPYHSYISGEVYDQLAKEGKESPDGRSMWEERSWTAFPRVKRVFRSNWAWTP, encoded by the coding sequence GTGAAGCTTGATGCCACCATCGCGTACGCGGACCTTGCTGATTCTACTGAGCTTGCGATGGACTACGACGCACGGGTGGCCGCCAAGGTCTTTCGTGCCTTCCTCGCCATGAGTACGCGCATTCTCCGCCACGAGGGCGGATCAATACGCAGCTTTGACGGGGATAGGGTGATGGGGATCTTCGTTGGCAACTACAAGAATACGTCTGCGGTTAAGGCCGCTCTCAAGATCAACTGGGCGTTTCTTAATTTGCTCAAACCCAAGCTGCTGGCGAAGTACTCCTCTCTGGCAAACGGCAGCTACAAACTCGTTCATTGCACGGGAGTGGACACGAGTAGCGTTCTGGCCGTTCGGGCGGGCATCCGAGGAAACAACGACCTCGTGTGGGTAGGACGTTGCCCGAATGTGGCAGCCAAGCTCAGTGCGATTCGGTCCAGCCCATATCATTCGTACATAAGCGGGGAGGTCTATGATCAACTCGCCAAAGAGGGTAAGGAGAGCCCTGACGGGAGGAGCATGTGGGAAGAACGCAGCTGGACTGCCTTCCCGCGTGTTAAGCGTGTCTTCAGGTCCAATTGGGCCTGGACGCCGTAG